The following are encoded together in the Geobacter sulfurreducens PCA genome:
- a CDS encoding cytochrome c gives MVWSSGTLRHLVSLISAFALVAAGSIAAEAAISRGVCTFSTQLVDPEMRAGYIGMVATAADASYSTRTAAVDAVEDESEGFAIFGTLLDAGYHEPVASRTDTITTACLGCHDGVSAPPVEAAQRITRVSTGGFTAQSVQTASPMKTHPMGMNYAQVAASGRGFRDPALVEQSLMLFDGTVSCLTCHNMLNPRPMHLAVEDYRSALCLTCHVK, from the coding sequence ATGGTCTGGTCGAGCGGAACACTACGTCACCTGGTCAGTCTGATTTCAGCCTTCGCGCTGGTTGCTGCCGGTTCCATTGCTGCCGAGGCTGCTATCAGCCGGGGCGTCTGCACCTTCTCGACCCAACTGGTCGACCCCGAGATGCGGGCCGGCTATATCGGCATGGTTGCCACGGCTGCCGATGCCTCTTACTCCACCCGGACGGCAGCGGTTGACGCCGTTGAAGACGAGAGCGAGGGTTTCGCCATTTTCGGAACTCTGCTCGACGCCGGCTACCATGAGCCGGTCGCCTCCCGTACCGATACCATCACCACTGCCTGTCTCGGCTGCCACGATGGTGTCAGCGCGCCGCCGGTGGAGGCGGCACAGCGGATAACTCGCGTGTCGACCGGCGGGTTCACGGCCCAGAGCGTTCAGACCGCTTCCCCCATGAAAACCCATCCCATGGGGATGAATTATGCCCAGGTCGCCGCATCGGGACGCGGCTTCAGGGACCCGGCCCTGGTGGAACAGTCGCTCATGCTCTTTGACGGCACCGTAAGTTGCCTTACCTGCCACAACATGCTCAATCCTCGCCCCATGCATCTGGCGGTGGAGGATTACCGCAGCGCCCTCTGTCTCACCTGTCACGTCAAGTAG
- the obgE gene encoding GTPase ObgE: MQFIDEVKIHVQSGHGGAGCVSFRREKFIPFGGPNGGDGGRGGDVIFRVDSNLSTLLDLRYRPHLKAGSGKNGMGKDRHGAGGEDLVIPVPPGTIIKDAETGEILADLVTAGEEIVLLKGGRGGQGNARFATSTNRAPKFAQPGEPEEQRWLRLELKLLADVGLLGFPNVGKSSFITRVSAARPKIADYPFTTLKPNLGVVPYKNYRSFVIADIPGIIEGASEGAGLGHRFLKHVERTTVLLHVLDLSWMPDRDPIREYEALNRELALFSPELADKRQIVVVNKMDLPAVRENLPAVLPWFRERGLAVFPLSAATGEGISPLLDEIARSLWGKDEEEW; this comes from the coding sequence ATGCAGTTTATCGATGAAGTAAAAATACACGTTCAGTCGGGTCACGGCGGCGCCGGCTGCGTCTCTTTCCGCCGGGAAAAGTTCATTCCCTTCGGCGGCCCCAACGGTGGCGACGGCGGTCGGGGCGGCGACGTTATCTTCCGGGTCGACTCGAACCTGTCCACCCTGCTGGACCTGCGCTACCGGCCCCACCTGAAGGCCGGCTCCGGCAAGAACGGCATGGGCAAGGACCGCCACGGCGCCGGCGGTGAGGACCTGGTCATTCCTGTCCCGCCGGGTACCATCATCAAGGATGCGGAAACCGGCGAGATCCTGGCCGACCTGGTGACGGCCGGTGAGGAAATCGTCTTGCTCAAGGGGGGACGGGGCGGCCAGGGCAACGCGCGGTTCGCCACCTCCACCAACCGGGCGCCCAAGTTCGCCCAGCCGGGCGAGCCCGAGGAGCAGCGGTGGCTGAGGCTGGAGCTGAAACTCCTGGCCGATGTGGGGCTTCTGGGTTTCCCTAACGTGGGGAAATCTTCGTTCATCACGCGTGTTTCGGCGGCCCGACCCAAGATCGCCGATTACCCGTTCACCACCCTGAAGCCGAACCTGGGGGTGGTTCCTTACAAGAACTACCGTTCCTTTGTCATCGCCGACATTCCGGGGATCATCGAAGGGGCCTCCGAGGGGGCGGGACTCGGCCATCGCTTCCTCAAGCACGTTGAACGGACCACCGTGCTGCTCCACGTGCTCGACCTCTCGTGGATGCCCGACCGCGATCCCATTCGCGAGTACGAGGCCCTCAACCGGGAATTGGCCCTCTTCAGTCCCGAGCTGGCCGACAAGCGCCAGATCGTGGTGGTCAACAAGATGGATCTCCCGGCGGTGAGAGAGAATCTGCCTGCGGTGCTCCCCTGGTTCCGGGAGCGGGGCCTTGCGGTCTTTCCCCTCTCTGCCGCAACCGGCGAGGGGATTTCCCCTTTGCTCGACGAAATCGCCCGCTCCCTCTGGGGCAAGGACGAGGAGGAGTGGTAG
- a CDS encoding sigma-54-dependent transcriptional regulator — translation MNSHRILVVDDEKLISWSISTMLEKAGHSVATAASGTEALQKFQNFRPEVVLLDISLPDMSGLEILARVKEENEDVTVIMITANSNADEAVTAFQRGADDFFGKPFCLETLRHVVDKALERMKLKKEVDIFRRERRKKGDFDQLVGRSSKMVEVFKLINVCSRTDAKTVLITGESGTGKELVARAVHLHSARSDRPFIEVNCAAIPENLLENELFGHEKGAFTDASRKQKGIFELAEGGTVFLDEIGDMPLQMQAKLLKVMETKRFRRLGGEDDVEADVRIIAATNQNLPKMVADGGFRGDLFFRLNVMNIRLPPLRERSEDIPTLVSYFIRRLNDEYGRSVEGISDDALATLTGHNWPGNVRELRNSVERAMMLEPSRTLSLGCFTDDFQYGGGAAESSPVPAGSIASDAPGTLSIRLPSDGLSIEEVEKQLIILALERTGGNQTKAAQYLKMTRDTLRYRMKKFGLSESGWQDDAGDDKEGELGVPRRTERPTTTWRTL, via the coding sequence ATGAACAGTCACCGGATTCTGGTAGTCGACGATGAAAAGCTCATCTCGTGGTCCATTTCCACCATGCTCGAAAAGGCGGGGCACAGCGTTGCCACGGCCGCATCGGGGACCGAGGCGCTCCAGAAGTTCCAGAATTTCCGCCCCGAGGTCGTATTGCTCGACATCAGTCTTCCCGACATGAGCGGACTTGAGATCCTCGCCCGGGTCAAGGAAGAGAACGAGGACGTTACGGTCATCATGATTACCGCCAACTCCAACGCGGACGAGGCGGTGACAGCCTTCCAGCGCGGCGCCGACGACTTTTTCGGCAAGCCGTTCTGCCTGGAAACCCTGCGTCACGTGGTTGACAAGGCCCTGGAGCGGATGAAGCTCAAAAAAGAGGTGGATATCTTCAGGCGCGAACGACGCAAGAAGGGAGATTTCGACCAGCTGGTGGGGCGTTCCTCCAAAATGGTGGAGGTATTCAAGCTGATCAACGTTTGTTCCCGCACCGATGCAAAGACAGTCCTGATAACCGGTGAGAGCGGTACCGGCAAAGAGCTGGTGGCCCGCGCCGTCCATCTGCACAGTGCCCGCTCGGACCGGCCCTTCATCGAAGTCAACTGTGCCGCAATCCCGGAAAACCTTCTGGAAAACGAGCTGTTCGGTCATGAAAAGGGCGCCTTCACCGATGCGTCCCGCAAGCAGAAGGGTATTTTCGAGCTGGCCGAGGGGGGAACGGTCTTCCTGGATGAAATCGGCGACATGCCGCTGCAGATGCAGGCCAAGCTTTTGAAAGTAATGGAGACCAAGCGGTTCCGGCGCCTGGGGGGGGAAGACGACGTGGAGGCCGACGTACGGATCATCGCCGCCACCAACCAGAACCTGCCCAAGATGGTGGCAGACGGCGGGTTCAGGGGCGACCTCTTCTTCCGCCTGAACGTCATGAACATCCGCCTGCCTCCGCTCAGAGAGCGGAGCGAGGATATCCCGACCCTGGTAAGCTATTTCATCCGGCGGCTCAACGACGAGTACGGCCGCTCGGTGGAGGGGATCAGCGATGACGCGCTGGCCACGCTGACCGGGCACAACTGGCCGGGCAACGTGCGCGAATTGCGCAACTCCGTTGAACGGGCAATGATGCTGGAGCCGTCCAGAACCCTCAGCCTTGGCTGTTTTACCGACGATTTCCAGTACGGTGGAGGGGCCGCCGAATCTTCACCGGTCCCGGCTGGCTCGATCGCCAGCGATGCGCCGGGGACCCTTTCCATCCGGCTCCCCTCCGACGGGCTCTCCATCGAAGAGGTAGAAAAACAGCTCATCATCCTGGCCCTGGAGCGGACCGGCGGCAACCAGACCAAGGCCGCCCAGTACCTCAAAATGACCCGCGACACGCTGCGTTACCGGATGAAAAAGTTCGGCCTCTCGGAAAGCGGCTGGCAAGACGACGCCGGTGACGACAAGGAGGGGGAACTGGGCGTGCCCAGACGGACTGAACGGCCGACCACCACGTGGCGCACGCTCTGA
- a CDS encoding cytochrome c3 family protein, translating into MFRLLFAITILLALSLPGTALALTCTIKGCHPFLQDLKNLHAPVKEGKCLSCHVQKEEMHPYPGLKAFELKAKGVDLCYLCHDKLAMGPVVHGPVRDGDCTACHRYHGASGPKLLDMGEDQTAFCTGCHDEGEFRRHYQHGPAAVGDCTSCHTHHSSTEKKLLKEQSRQLCLSCHNDFAQTMAKAPRVHPPVSNDACTSCHNPHSSASQFVLKEKMPDLCYGCHSAMATKVPNVKVPHKPISQAKSCGSCHSAHFSPAKGLLAVDQKNLCLGCHGQDGLHSSKVFREYSGLPLVNMKKALDKKSQLHGPINDGACAACHSPHGSDNFRMLVKSYPAPFYVPYKEGLYDLCFSCHDKSMLKYPDTTLYTNFRNGKQNLHYLHVSDKRKGRTCRACHDAHAVNGRKLIGADGAVFGKWKIPTRFKTTATGGSCAPGCHRQLSYDREKPVSYTPQKEAPKDATKEVPQTPPPTSDAAPSGQTK; encoded by the coding sequence ATGTTCCGCCTGCTTTTTGCCATAACCATCCTGCTGGCCCTGTCTCTGCCAGGAACAGCCCTGGCGCTCACCTGCACCATCAAGGGGTGCCACCCGTTCCTGCAGGACCTGAAGAACCTCCACGCGCCGGTCAAGGAGGGGAAATGTCTTTCCTGCCACGTTCAGAAGGAAGAGATGCATCCCTATCCGGGACTGAAGGCGTTCGAGCTGAAGGCGAAAGGAGTCGACCTCTGCTACCTCTGCCATGACAAGCTGGCCATGGGCCCCGTGGTCCACGGGCCGGTCAGGGACGGCGACTGCACCGCCTGTCACCGCTATCACGGGGCTTCCGGCCCCAAGCTCCTTGACATGGGCGAGGACCAGACGGCGTTCTGCACCGGCTGTCACGACGAGGGCGAGTTCCGGCGCCACTATCAGCACGGGCCGGCAGCGGTCGGCGACTGTACGAGCTGTCACACCCACCACAGCTCCACGGAGAAAAAGCTCCTCAAGGAGCAATCCCGACAACTCTGCCTCTCCTGCCATAATGACTTCGCCCAGACCATGGCTAAGGCACCCCGGGTCCACCCGCCGGTGAGCAACGATGCCTGCACCTCGTGCCATAACCCGCACAGCTCGGCAAGCCAGTTCGTACTTAAGGAAAAGATGCCCGACCTCTGCTATGGCTGCCATTCGGCCATGGCCACCAAGGTCCCGAACGTCAAGGTGCCCCACAAGCCCATCAGCCAGGCCAAGAGCTGCGGCAGCTGCCACTCGGCCCACTTCTCCCCGGCCAAGGGGCTGCTCGCCGTGGACCAGAAGAATCTCTGCCTCGGATGCCACGGTCAGGACGGCCTCCACTCAAGCAAAGTATTCCGGGAGTATTCGGGACTGCCGCTGGTAAACATGAAAAAAGCCCTGGACAAAAAATCCCAGCTACACGGCCCTATCAACGATGGTGCCTGCGCCGCCTGCCACTCGCCCCACGGCAGCGACAATTTCCGCATGCTGGTCAAGAGCTACCCGGCTCCCTTCTACGTGCCGTACAAGGAAGGGCTCTACGACCTCTGCTTTTCGTGTCACGACAAGAGCATGCTCAAGTATCCCGACACCACGCTCTATACCAACTTCCGCAACGGCAAGCAGAACCTCCATTACCTCCACGTGAGCGACAAGCGCAAGGGAAGGACCTGCCGGGCCTGCCACGACGCCCACGCCGTCAACGGCCGGAAGCTGATCGGCGCCGATGGGGCCGTGTTCGGCAAATGGAAGATCCCGACCCGATTCAAGACCACGGCCACGGGCGGGAGCTGCGCCCCCGGCTGTCACCGGCAGTTGTCCTACGACCGTGAAAAGCCGGTTTCCTACACGCCCCAGAAAGAAGCCCCTAAAGACGCGACGAAAGAGGTCCCCCAGACACCACCCCCGACCAGCGACGCCGCTCCTTCCGGCCAAACGAAATAG
- a CDS encoding PilZ domain-containing protein: MRRRAARYDRKVPLWICGDTMESFRSMSLNISSHGVFCPVPRGVDINDRVMVIVGVPFAEGDAEGVECEGVVVRTEPAPTTLGAAIQYAAINFRNVPRESAYLIRDYLTGSQLRCDEQRKPELRRHPEMPPVCCDVPCVDRDTVVQQHRQRTERMAFLRDVASRLAPAIKDRLAGVSGALQILSEETLPPSVPDGIYRDIFEEIAALDKLADTLARYHRPSLPLFSSTKLEPVVERALETVKEVLQSKDIEIRLHPGADLPIIQADEVLLTQAFAALFESAADTMSRGMLTVQFCSGTPRCDCPECACEKGANCINEHVSVLISDGGTGTAPFSFDRALTLFPAVSGACCGNGLPFAHQVIDQHEGFLYVASSQASGSIFVVELPRYQSEVC, translated from the coding sequence ATGCGCAGACGAGCCGCGCGGTACGACCGGAAGGTCCCCCTGTGGATCTGCGGTGACACCATGGAGAGTTTCCGCTCCATGTCACTCAACATTTCTTCTCACGGTGTATTCTGCCCGGTTCCCCGGGGGGTCGACATCAATGACCGGGTCATGGTGATCGTGGGAGTACCCTTTGCGGAGGGAGATGCGGAGGGGGTCGAATGCGAAGGGGTTGTGGTCCGCACGGAACCGGCACCAACCACTCTAGGCGCCGCCATCCAGTACGCAGCCATCAATTTCCGCAACGTCCCCCGCGAATCAGCCTACCTGATCCGCGACTATCTGACCGGCTCCCAGCTGCGGTGCGACGAGCAGCGGAAACCGGAACTCCGCCGGCACCCCGAGATGCCCCCGGTCTGCTGCGACGTGCCCTGCGTAGATCGTGACACCGTTGTCCAGCAGCACCGCCAGCGCACCGAACGGATGGCATTTCTGCGGGACGTGGCCTCGCGCTTGGCTCCCGCGATCAAGGACCGACTCGCCGGTGTGTCCGGCGCGCTTCAGATCCTCTCGGAAGAGACGCTCCCCCCCTCCGTTCCCGACGGCATCTACCGCGACATTTTCGAAGAGATAGCAGCCCTTGACAAACTGGCCGACACCCTGGCCCGCTACCACCGGCCGAGTCTCCCCCTGTTCAGCTCGACCAAACTTGAGCCGGTTGTGGAACGGGCACTGGAGACGGTGAAGGAAGTGCTGCAGAGCAAGGACATCGAGATACGGCTGCATCCGGGTGCCGATCTCCCCATTATTCAAGCCGATGAGGTACTGTTGACCCAGGCATTCGCCGCCCTGTTCGAAAGCGCGGCTGACACCATGAGCCGTGGCATGCTCACGGTGCAGTTCTGCTCGGGAACTCCCCGGTGCGACTGCCCGGAATGCGCGTGCGAGAAGGGCGCCAACTGCATTAACGAACACGTGAGCGTTCTGATCAGCGATGGGGGGACGGGCACGGCGCCGTTTTCTTTCGATCGGGCGCTGACCCTGTTTCCTGCCGTGAGCGGAGCCTGTTGCGGCAACGGACTCCCCTTTGCCCACCAGGTTATTGACCAGCACGAGGGATTTCTTTACGTGGCCAGCAGTCAAGCGAGCGGCTCAATCTTCGTGGTCGAGCTGCCCCGTTATCAGAGCGAGGTATGCTGA